The Chryseobacterium aureum genome contains a region encoding:
- a CDS encoding tRNA(His) guanylyltransferase Thg1 family protein produces MKFEEIEALMRRNENLSEQYILPENFIVVRLDGKGFTKLTKEKLSLEKPFDQKFSQAMIDTTKYLFNIGFKVIYGYTQSDEISLLIHKDDETFNRKVRKINSVLAGEASAFFSLRFQEICVFDCRTIAIPNLEMLLDYFCWRQEDSHRNSLSAHCYWTLRKNGFTAKQTTERIEKMHQSDKNELLFQYGINYNNVPLWQKRGIGILNLKVEKKGSNPITKEPVVYLRNELFVENELATREGYKIFLKEVFNKY; encoded by the coding sequence ATGAAATTTGAAGAAATAGAAGCCTTAATGCGAAGAAATGAAAATCTCTCAGAACAGTATATTCTTCCGGAAAATTTTATAGTGGTACGGCTGGACGGAAAGGGTTTTACTAAACTTACTAAAGAAAAACTTTCACTTGAAAAACCATTTGATCAAAAGTTCAGCCAGGCAATGATTGATACTACAAAATATCTTTTTAACATAGGTTTCAAGGTAATATATGGTTATACTCAAAGTGATGAAATATCTCTTCTGATTCATAAAGATGATGAGACTTTCAACAGAAAAGTAAGAAAGATCAATTCTGTTCTGGCAGGAGAAGCAAGTGCTTTTTTCAGTTTAAGATTTCAGGAAATCTGTGTTTTCGACTGCAGAACCATAGCGATTCCTAATCTGGAAATGCTTCTGGATTATTTTTGCTGGAGACAGGAAGACTCCCACAGAAATTCCCTTTCTGCTCATTGTTACTGGACATTAAGGAAAAATGGATTTACTGCTAAACAAACCACTGAAAGAATTGAAAAAATGCACCAATCTGATAAAAATGAGCTTTTATTTCAGTACGGAATTAATTACAATAACGTTCCTTTGTGGCAAAAGCGAGGAATTGGAATTTTAAACCTCAAAGTAGAAAAGAAAGGCTCCAATCCTATCACTAAAGAACCTGTTGTTTATTTGAGAAATGAACTGTTTGTTGAAAACGAATTGGCAACACGTGAAGGCTACAAAATATTCTTAAAAGAGGTTTTTAACAAATATTAA
- a CDS encoding AAA family ATPase, which translates to MIIFIGIPASGKSSFYKDLFFNSHIRISMDLLNTRYKEGKLLQYCFETQSKIVIDNTNVNKESRKKYIEFAQRSKYKVIGYYFDSTIQDCMERNKNRKDSINEIGIKSKYKELEKPLYEEGFDKIFSVKIIEQKFEIRDYEI; encoded by the coding sequence ATGATTATTTTCATCGGAATTCCCGCAAGCGGAAAAAGTTCTTTTTACAAGGATCTTTTTTTTAATTCACATATACGAATAAGCATGGATCTTTTAAATACTCGATACAAAGAAGGAAAGTTGCTGCAGTATTGCTTCGAAACCCAGTCAAAAATAGTGATAGATAATACGAACGTAAACAAGGAAAGCAGGAAAAAATATATCGAATTTGCCCAACGGAGTAAATATAAAGTTATCGGATATTATTTTGACAGCACTATTCAGGACTGTATGGAAAGGAATAAAAACAGAAAAGATTCCATTAACGAAATTGGAATAAAATCGAAATATAAAGAACTGGAAAAACCTTTATATGAAGAAGGCTTTGATAAAATATTCAGTGTGAAAATTATAGAACAAAAATTTGAAATCAGAGATTATGAAATTTGA
- a CDS encoding ATP-grasp domain-containing protein, translating to MKNIIALSPMYTEDSNNLKKASLNSSYTLNRFNAKWNIPEEFRSDVIGVYGEDIYAEIVAEQCNLTLTKPDDSLLSKISEEFTKRKILYGKLKDFEHEENIFIKCSDFKSFKAGVYQKITDIKGFDSLDQEITVFTSEVVEWELEVRCFVLNNEIKTFSSYWRNDAFDTNELSEREKKDLFTFFESFIQKYSSTLPAGIVLDFGIIKGKGWALIEANPAWCSGLYACDAKAALEVIVKSCIKN from the coding sequence ATGAAAAATATAATCGCTTTATCTCCCATGTATACGGAAGACAGCAATAATTTGAAAAAAGCATCGCTCAATTCTTCTTATACATTAAATCGATTCAATGCGAAATGGAATATTCCCGAAGAATTCCGTTCAGATGTCATTGGTGTATATGGTGAAGATATTTATGCTGAAATTGTTGCAGAGCAATGTAACCTAACATTAACAAAGCCAGATGACAGCTTGCTCTCAAAAATTTCGGAAGAATTTACAAAACGGAAAATTCTTTATGGCAAACTGAAAGATTTTGAACATGAAGAGAATATTTTCATTAAATGCTCAGACTTCAAAAGCTTTAAAGCAGGCGTTTATCAGAAAATAACTGATATAAAGGGTTTTGATTCTTTGGATCAGGAAATCACTGTTTTCACCTCGGAAGTCGTTGAATGGGAGCTTGAAGTGAGATGCTTCGTTTTAAATAATGAAATTAAAACGTTTTCTTCGTACTGGCGAAATGATGCTTTTGATACCAACGAACTTTCAGAAAGAGAAAAGAAAGATCTGTTTACCTTCTTTGAATCTTTTATTCAAAAATACTCCTCTACTCTTCCTGCTGGTATAGTACTGGATTTTGGAATCATAAAAGGAAAAGGCTGGGCTTTAATTGAAGCAAATCCTGCATGGTGCTCCGGATTATATGCATGTGATGCAAAGGCTGCTTTGGAGGTGATTGTGAAAAGCTGCATTAAAAACTGA
- a CDS encoding nucleotidyltransferase domain-containing protein — translation MRPKILEKIKEVEAKKGVEVLLAVESGSRAWGFASPDSDYDIRFIYRHDKDWYLSPWDKDETIEFMTEDDLDGSGWDLRKTFHLLLKSNAALLSWFYSPIVYKADEKFVELFKPLADACFSPVAVSYHYLSMSKKYLEACRSDEVKLKSYFYCLRTTLTGKWIIEKGTVPPVLFSDLLVLTDDTTRRKIEDLVALKATKGESYYHPNDWELFDFLEKTIAENEEKSKDLSGGKADKSEMERVFREILK, via the coding sequence ATGAGACCAAAAATACTTGAAAAGATAAAAGAAGTTGAAGCCAAAAAGGGCGTAGAAGTCCTTCTTGCCGTAGAATCAGGAAGCCGGGCGTGGGGTTTTGCTTCTCCCGACAGTGATTATGATATCCGGTTTATATACCGTCACGACAAAGATTGGTATCTTTCCCCTTGGGATAAGGATGAAACAATAGAGTTTATGACAGAAGATGACCTAGATGGTTCCGGCTGGGATCTGCGAAAGACTTTTCATCTTTTGCTGAAGTCGAATGCGGCTTTGCTGAGCTGGTTCTATTCTCCTATTGTTTATAAAGCGGATGAAAAGTTTGTAGAACTCTTTAAACCCTTGGCTGATGCCTGCTTTTCTCCGGTGGCGGTTTCTTATCATTATTTAAGCATGAGCAAGAAATATCTGGAAGCATGCCGAAGCGATGAAGTAAAATTAAAAAGTTATTTTTATTGCTTACGAACCACATTAACAGGGAAATGGATCATAGAAAAAGGAACGGTTCCGCCTGTATTGTTCAGTGATCTGCTTGTGTTAACAGATGATACAACCAGACGAAAAATAGAAGATCTTGTTGCCCTAAAAGCAACTAAAGGAGAATCTTACTACCACCCGAATGATTGGGAACTGTTTGATTTTCTTGAGAAAACAATCGCAGAAAATGAAGAAAAATCGAAAGATTTATCAGGAGGAAAAGCAGATAAAAGCGAGATGGAGCGGGTTTTTAGGGAGATATTGAAATAG
- the cobT gene encoding nicotinate-nucleotide--dimethylbenzimidazole phosphoribosyltransferase: MLSSELQHKIDFKTKPLGALGHLEHIAHKIGMVQKTSSPKLLNPHMVVFAADHGIATAGVSAYPQEVTYQMVMNFLGGGAAINVFCRQNAIKITIVDAGVNFDFPEGLNLVDKKVRKSSRNILEEPAMTPEEYQRALKNGKDVVHDIAGKGCNIIGFGEMGIGNTSASSLMMSKLFNIPVTNCIGRGTGLNDHQLQNKIHILREAVEKYPAEMSEDEIAQTFGGLEIAQMIGAIEEAYHQNMLIMVDGFIATVAVATVWKKNPEVLNNCIFCHVSNENAHPQLLGLMREHAILNLNLRLGEGTGCALAYPIIQSAVNFLNEMSSFEDADVSNKK; the protein is encoded by the coding sequence ATGTTATCATCAGAATTACAGCATAAAATTGACTTTAAAACAAAGCCGTTAGGTGCCTTAGGACATCTTGAGCATATTGCCCACAAAATTGGAATGGTTCAGAAAACCAGTTCCCCCAAGTTATTGAATCCTCATATGGTGGTTTTTGCAGCTGATCATGGAATTGCCACTGCGGGAGTAAGTGCCTACCCACAGGAAGTTACCTACCAGATGGTCATGAATTTCCTTGGCGGCGGAGCAGCCATCAATGTCTTTTGCAGACAGAATGCTATTAAGATTACCATTGTGGATGCCGGAGTGAATTTTGATTTTCCGGAAGGGTTGAATCTGGTGGATAAAAAGGTCCGAAAATCCAGCCGTAATATTCTTGAAGAACCTGCCATGACTCCCGAAGAGTATCAACGGGCGCTTAAAAACGGAAAAGACGTAGTTCATGATATTGCAGGAAAAGGCTGCAATATTATCGGTTTCGGTGAAATGGGAATCGGGAATACTTCTGCTTCTTCTTTAATGATGAGCAAACTCTTTAATATTCCTGTTACAAACTGTATCGGACGCGGAACCGGGCTGAACGACCATCAACTGCAAAATAAGATCCACATCTTAAGAGAAGCCGTAGAAAAATATCCGGCTGAAATGAGTGAAGATGAAATAGCCCAAACCTTTGGCGGTTTAGAAATAGCCCAAATGATCGGGGCAATAGAAGAAGCTTATCACCAGAATATGCTGATTATGGTGGATGGCTTTATTGCAACTGTAGCGGTAGCCACTGTATGGAAAAAGAATCCTGAAGTGCTGAACAACTGTATTTTCTGCCATGTAAGCAATGAAAATGCACATCCTCAGCTGTTGGGACTGATGAGAGAACATGCCATTTTAAACCTTAATCTGCGTCTGGGGGAAGGAACAGGTTGTGCATTGGCTTATCCGATTATTCAAAGTGCGGTTAATTTCCTGAATGAAATGTCAAGCTTTGAGGATGCGGATGTATCAAATAAAAAATAA
- a CDS encoding adenosylcobinamide-GDP ribazoletransferase, whose protein sequence is MKALKNELIYFATALMFFTRIPVPFTIPYSGEMMNRSQKYFAWIGLIVGCINALVLYLSTLLFNLEIGIILMMISNVLLTGAFHEDGFTDMCDSFGGGYGKEKILTIMKDSRVGAYGTIGIILLFALKFYSIHALGMSDPLGVLPIVILGHTVSRFISGTMIYTHQYVTDIDVSKSKPLANKPLNKMALIVSFISVLIAFFLFPDWHLIFAFALAYAGKVYMGWYFKKHIGGYTGDCLGAVQQVSEVLFYLGTIIVWKFI, encoded by the coding sequence ATGAAAGCATTAAAAAATGAACTGATCTATTTTGCAACGGCACTCATGTTCTTCACAAGAATTCCGGTTCCGTTCACCATTCCCTACTCCGGTGAGATGATGAACAGATCCCAAAAATATTTTGCCTGGATAGGACTGATCGTAGGATGTATTAATGCACTGGTGCTCTACCTTTCCACACTGCTTTTTAATCTTGAAATCGGGATTATTTTAATGATGATCTCCAATGTCTTGCTCACCGGGGCTTTTCATGAAGATGGCTTTACGGATATGTGCGACAGTTTCGGGGGCGGTTATGGAAAAGAAAAAATTCTGACCATCATGAAAGACAGTCGGGTAGGAGCATACGGAACCATCGGGATTATTTTGCTTTTTGCTTTGAAATTCTACAGTATTCACGCTTTGGGAATGAGTGATCCGTTAGGTGTCTTGCCCATTGTTATTTTAGGACATACGGTAAGCCGTTTTATTTCGGGAACAATGATTTATACTCATCAGTATGTGACTGATATTGATGTCAGCAAATCGAAACCTTTAGCGAATAAGCCATTGAATAAAATGGCTTTAATAGTTAGCTTTATCAGTGTTCTCATTGCTTTTTTCCTGTTTCCGGACTGGCATTTGATTTTTGCATTTGCGCTGGCTTATGCAGGGAAAGTGTATATGGGCTGGTATTTTAAAAAACATATCGGCGGTTACACAGGCGATTGTCTGGGAGCAGTACAGCAGGTTTCTGAAGTTTTATTTTATTTAGGAACAATTATCGTATGGAAATTCATCTGA
- the cobC gene encoding alpha-ribazole phosphatase family protein, translated as MEIHLIRHTAVENPENLCYGFAEMPLRKDYTDDFKMLDMDKDYDAVVSSPSQRCCLLADYFTLDYCTEERLREMNFGNWEMKKWTDIPEEEINPWYEDFVHVKASGGESLLEMQKRVLNFWQELIQKKDIKKALIITHAGVIRLVLQTVLQFPLENMFAIQIDYGRKVIINFNDGIFSVKKVNV; from the coding sequence ATGGAAATTCATCTGATCCGTCATACCGCTGTAGAAAATCCTGAAAACCTGTGTTACGGTTTTGCCGAGATGCCTTTAAGGAAAGACTATACTGATGATTTTAAAATGCTGGATATGGATAAGGATTACGATGCTGTGGTTTCAAGTCCTTCGCAGCGCTGCTGTCTTTTGGCTGATTATTTTACCTTGGATTATTGCACAGAGGAAAGACTTCGCGAAATGAATTTCGGAAACTGGGAAATGAAAAAATGGACGGATATTCCTGAAGAGGAAATCAATCCGTGGTATGAAGATTTTGTTCATGTAAAAGCCTCAGGAGGAGAAAGCCTTCTCGAAATGCAAAAGAGGGTTCTCAACTTCTGGCAGGAATTGATTCAGAAAAAGGATATCAAAAAAGCCCTAATTATTACGCACGCCGGAGTTATCCGACTTGTTCTTCAGACCGTCCTTCAGTTCCCGCTGGAGAATATGTTTGCAATTCAGATTGATTATGGGAGAAAGGTGATTATTAATTTTAATGACGGAATTTTTTCTGTGAAAAAGGTGAATGTTTAA